The nucleotide window GAGCGGCGCGGGCGTCGGCCAGGTCGCGGGCCGCGGCGTCGGCGGCCTCGGTGGCGGCGTCCGCGGTGACCTGTGCGGCCTCGTAGTCGGCCTGCTTGCCCTGGTAGTCGTCCAGCGCGATGGCCGACTGCTCGCGGGCGGAGTCGACGCTGGCCTGGGCGCCGGCGAGCGCGGCGGTGATGGCGTCGACCTGCTGGGCGGCGGTCTGGGTCTGCTGCTGGGCGGCGTCGATCTGCGCGTCGGAGGGGTTGACGGGGGCGGCCGCGGCGAGGCCGGGAGCGGCCACCAGGCTGAGCGCCGCCAGGACGGCCACTCCGGCCAGCCGGCGCACCGGTCGTCCGCCGGCCCGTCGCTGGGTCGCTGCCGTGCTGCCCATGTCCGTTCCCTCCATCGTGTCCGTCCGCCCGATCGGGCGACCTGACACAGAGGTCGGCCCCTCCGTTCGGGTACTTGAACAACGACGGAGAGTGAGGTCAACAGTGCGACGGGATTGTCGACACGTCGACCGGCGACCGTGGGCGGCATGAACGTCCCCACCGACCACGCCGAGACGCACTGGGTCCCGATCAACGCCGACATGGTCACCGTGCAGACCATCGGCGCCGCGGGACGGCGGGAGACGCACGTGCTGTCGGTCGCCGACGCGCTCGCCCAGTTCATGGTCGAGTACCCGTTCGTCGACGACGCGCAGGCCGCGGCGCTGTTCGCCCAGGGCGGCTGACGCGTGGGGAGGCCCGGATCACGGCACAGCGGGGGCTACCGGGTCGTTGTACGCAGCGTGACGCTCCGCTTCCTCGTCCTCGGTGACTCCCTCGCCTTCGGCACCGGTGCCGCGAGCCCGCAGGACACCCTCGGCTCCCGGCTGACCCGTGTCCTGCGCGACTCCGGCCGGGCCACCGAGCTGTCGGTGGTCGCCGTCCCCGGGGCCACCTCCGCGGGCCTCGCCGAGCAGCTCGGCCGGGCCGCCGCCGCGGACGCCGACCTCGCGCTGCTGGTCGTCGGGGCCAACGACGTCACCCGCCAGGTGCCGGCCGACCGGTCCGCCGCTGCGATCGGTGCCGCGGTGCGCACGCTGCGGGAGCGCGGGACGGCGGTGCTCGTCGTCCCGACGCCTGATCTGTCCTCGGTGGCCTGGGTGCCGCCGGCCTTCCGCGCGGTGGTCGCCGCCGTCTGCGACCAGCTGCGCGCCCGCCAGTCGGCGGCCGTGACGGCTGCGGGCGGGGTCGTGGCACCGGTCGGGCCCGAGCTCGCCGCCCGGTTCACCGCGGACCCCACACTGTTCTCCGCCGACCGCTTCCACCCGTCCTCGGCCGGCTACGCGCTGGTCGCCGAGGCGCTGGCCCCGCACCTGCTCCGGCTGGCCGCCGACCTCGGCGAGGCCGCCGCCTAGGCCGCGTCGCGGGGGAGCACCCGGCAGGCCGGGGTGCCGCCGGGGAGCCGGTGCCGGTTGGCCGCGACGAGCCGGTAGGCCGCCGGTGCGACCCAGCGCAGCGGCGGCAGCGAGATCAGCACGCCCAGCACCGACAGGGGCAGCCCCGCGGCGCGCAGCAGGCGGGCGACGGCCGCGGCCCCGCCGGAGACGCTGCCGTCGCCGTCCACCCACAGCACCTCCTGCTGGGCGCGCTCGGCGGTCACGCCGAGCGCCGGCAGGTCGGCGAACTGCCAGGCCACCACCGTCACCTCGGCGGGGAGCACGCGGCGGGCCACGCCGACGGCGCTGGTGCAGAAGGCGCAGTCGCCGTCGAAGACGAGCGTGGGGGAGGGCACGCAGCCCATCGTCCCCCCGCTCAGCCGATGTCGACGGTGAGCGCCCGGTGGTCCGAGAGCGGCAGGGCCGGTGCCGAGGTCGCGGTGACAGGGCCGAGGGTGCCGCGCAGCAGCACGTGGTCCAGCTGCCGGTCCGGCTCCTCGACCGGGAAGGTCAGCCCGTCGGCCAGCGACGTCCAGCCGGTCACCCGGGCCGGCGTCGGCGGGGTCATGTTCAGGTCGCCCATCAGCACCAGCGGCCCGGGGAAGGCGGTGAGGTCGCGCTGCAGCCGGCGCAGCTGGCGGCGGTTCCAGCCGGGCACGAACGACAGGTGGGTGTTGACCACGGTCAGCTCACCGGCCGGGGTCTCGACCACGGCGACGACGGCGGCCCGCGGCTCCTCGTGCACCACGATCACCTTGCGCGGGCCGGGCAGCCACATCGGGAACCGGAACGGGATGGGCGAGAGCCGGACGACCTGCCAGGACCGCACCGGGTACCGCGACAGCAGCGCGATGCCGTACTCCGCCGTCCCGGGCTGCTCGCGGCCGGTCGCGGCCATCCAGGTGGCCCCCGGGGTGCCGGCGATGGCGGCGACGAAGCGGTGCGCCACCGCCCCCATCGCCTCGGCGGCGACGGCGGTCAGGTCGGCGTGGTGGCTGCGCTCCTGCCCGCGGTCGACCTCCTGCAGCGCCAGGACGTCGGCGTCCAGGTGTCGCACGGCCGCCGCGAAGCGGTCGACGTCGACCCGGTCGTCGGCGGGGGAGCGGCCGTGCAGGATGTTGAAGGTCGCGAGGCGCACGGGTGACCGACTACCCGCCCGGGTAGCTCCACACCCGATCTGCCCACGGACCCGAGGAGCCACCCGCGTGCCAGCCGACCGCGACGCCCTGCGGGGTGCGCTCAAGCGCACCGCCTCCGCCCTCAAGCACGACGGCGTCCCGTTCGCCCTCGCCGGCGGCTACGCGCTCTGGGCGCACGGGGCGCCGGAGTCGGAGAACGACGTGGACTTCGTCGTCGCCGAGGCCGACGTCGAGCGCGCTGCCGCCGTGCTGGACGCCGCTGGGTTCGACGTCATCCGCCCGCCGGAGGACTGGCTGTTCAAGGCCTGCACCGACGACGTCGTGGTCGACCTGCTGCACCGCATCGTCGGTGAGCCGGTCACCGGGGACATGCTGGCCCGGTCCGACGAGATGGACCTGCTGGGCGTCCGGCTGCCGGTGCTGCAGGCCACCGACCTGCTGTCGAGCAAGCTGCGCGCGATGACCGAGCACTACTGCGACTTCGGCTCCCTGCTGCCGCACGTGCGGGCCGTCCGCGAGCAGGTCGACTGGGTGCGGCTGCGGGAGGAGGTGGCAGGCAACGACTTCGCCGCCGCCTTCCTCTTCCTCACCGACCGGCTCGGCATCAGCGGCGGCTGAGGGGCCTCCCCACGACGGGGGGCGTCGCCGGATGTGGCCTCAAGCACAGCCCGGGGGACGCCGATCCGCGTCCCATGACAGGCACCGGCTCCCGTGCGACGGAGCACCCGGCGCGGTCGTCGGGTGACCGGCGGCTCCGCGTCCTGCGCGTCATCGGCGCGTGCCTGTCCCTCGGCTACGTCTCGTCGACCCTCGTCGCCTCCTTCGGCTCCGACGCCTGGTCGCAGGCCCTGCAGACCGGGGGTGACAGCGCCTTCCTCGGTGGGCTCGTCATCGTCGTGCTGCTGCGGGCGCGGCTGTACCGGCAGGACCGCCGGGCGTGGACCGCCCTCGCCCTCGCGCTGCTCAGCTACCTCCTCGGCGGGCTCGTCGACGCGCTCGACCCCGTCCCGCCCGGCGTCGTCGGCCGGCCCTCCTGGGCCGACCTCGGCTGGCTCGCCTTCTACCCGCTCACCGTCCTGGCGCTGGTCTCCATGCTCCGCGCCCGGGCACCCCGGCTGTCCGCGGTCACCTGGCTCGACGGCATCGTGGTCGGCCTCACCGTCGCGACCCTCGGGTCCGCCTTCGCCGTCGGCGGTGTGCTCCGGGGGACCGAGGGCAGCCCGGCCGCCGTGGCGACCGCCATCGCCTACCCGCTGCTGGACACCCTGCTGCTGGTGCTGCTCGTCGGCGCCCTGGTGGTGATCGGCCGTGGCGCCGGCGCCGCCTGGTGGTGGCTGAGCC belongs to Modestobacter sp. L9-4 and includes:
- a CDS encoding nucleotidyltransferase — protein: MPADRDALRGALKRTASALKHDGVPFALAGGYALWAHGAPESENDVDFVVAEADVERAAAVLDAAGFDVIRPPEDWLFKACTDDVVVDLLHRIVGEPVTGDMLARSDEMDLLGVRLPVLQATDLLSSKLRAMTEHYCDFGSLLPHVRAVREQVDWVRLREEVAGNDFAAAFLFLTDRLGISGG
- a CDS encoding endonuclease/exonuclease/phosphatase family protein — encoded protein: MRLATFNILHGRSPADDRVDVDRFAAAVRHLDADVLALQEVDRGQERSHHADLTAVAAEAMGAVAHRFVAAIAGTPGATWMAATGREQPGTAEYGIALLSRYPVRSWQVVRLSPIPFRFPMWLPGPRKVIVVHEEPRAAVVAVVETPAGELTVVNTHLSFVPGWNRRQLRRLQRDLTAFPGPLVLMGDLNMTPPTPARVTGWTSLADGLTFPVEEPDRQLDHVLLRGTLGPVTATSAPALPLSDHRALTVDIG
- a CDS encoding thiol-disulfide oxidoreductase DCC family protein yields the protein MPSPTLVFDGDCAFCTSAVGVARRVLPAEVTVVAWQFADLPALGVTAERAQQEVLWVDGDGSVSGGAAAVARLLRAAGLPLSVLGVLISLPPLRWVAPAAYRLVAANRHRLPGGTPACRVLPRDAA
- a CDS encoding GDSL-type esterase/lipase family protein, with protein sequence MTLRFLVLGDSLAFGTGAASPQDTLGSRLTRVLRDSGRATELSVVAVPGATSAGLAEQLGRAAAADADLALLVVGANDVTRQVPADRSAAAIGAAVRTLRERGTAVLVVPTPDLSSVAWVPPAFRAVVAAVCDQLRARQSAAVTAAGGVVAPVGPELAARFTADPTLFSADRFHPSSAGYALVAEALAPHLLRLAADLGEAAA